Part of the Haemophilus influenzae genome is shown below.
ATTGGTTGGTTTAGGGGCATTCTTACACTTAAATTTAATATGGATTATCGCCGATATTGTAAATGGTTTGATGGCTTTCCCAAATCTTATCGCGCTTATTGGATTGCGAAAAGTGATCGTTGAAGAAACAAAAGATTATTTTCAACGTTTAAAAATTAATCATTATGATCAAGATGAAGTGATAAAATAGTTAAATAAAAGGTGCTGTTCAGCAAATTCTGTGAAACAGCACCTTTATTTTTCTATTTTTAATCAGCACTATAATATAATTTTCCGATTTCAATTTTTTGACGACCCGTATCTTCTCGCCATTTATTACTATCACGTAAAGAATACACACAACCGCAATATTCTTGTTGATAGAATCGCTCACGCTTACTAATCTCAATCATACGCTGTGAACCACCTTCCTTGCGCCAGTTATAATCCCAATAAACAACATCATCATATTTTTCCGCCGCACGATGCCCACAGCCATTGATTTGATTCATATCTTTCCAGCGAGAAATTCCCAAGCAACTAGTAAATACAGGGAAACCGTGTTTATGTGCATATTCAGCCGTTTTTTCAAAACGCATATCAAAACACATAGTACAACGAATGCCTCTTTCAGGCTCCCACTCCATTCCTTTGGCACGATCAAACCAATTTTGACGATCGTAATCAGCATCAATAAATGGAATACCAAATTTTTTTGCAAAACGGATATTTTCTTCTTTACGAATCAAATATTCTTTGAGTGGATGAATGTTTGGATTATAAAAATAAATTGTAAATTCAATGCCTGATGCAAGAATTGCTTCCATCACTTCGCCAGAGCAAGGCGCACAACAAGAATGCAAAAGGAGCTTATTGTGTCCATCTGGCAACTCAAGTTTTTCACGAATAAAAGGTGCGTTAGGATCCTTACGGATTTTTTGTTTTCGCGGTTTAGCTTGAAAATTGACCGCACTTATTTCTAGTTTAGGTTGAAGTTCTGTATTCATAAAGTTTAATTAAAATTAATGGGTTCAAGTATATAAGCTAAATTATGGACTAATAATTTCTATCCACAGACAAATATGCCAATGAAATCAAGGCTTGTTTGTATTCACTTTCTAGCAAAATTTCGATTGCATCCACTGCTTTTTGAGCCTCTTCTTTTGCACGATTCATCGCATAATCTAAAGACTTATGCTCAGCCATAATAGCTAATACTTCATCAATAGCTTCACGTTTACCGCCTTGCTCAATCGCTTCGCGAATTAAAGCTGCCTGTTGAGCATTACCATGACGCATAGCATGTAGCAGAGGAAGGGTTGGTTTTCCTTCAGCTAAATCATCGCCTACATTTTTACCTAGAGCTTGCGCATTTGCACTATAATCCAATACATCATCCACGAGCTGGAATGCAGTGCCAAGATAACGCCCATAATCTTGTAAAGCCTTTTCTTGAGCTTCAGTCCCACCTGCCACAATTGCCGCAGCCTGACCAGCCACTTCAAACAAACGAGCAGTTTTGCTATAAATTACACGCATATAATTAGTTTCGCTCGTTTCAGGATCATTAACATTCATTAGCTGCTGAACTTCGCCTTCCGCTAAAACGTTAGTCGCATCCGCCATAATACTTAAAATTTTCAATGATTCTAATTGTGCAACTAATTGAAATGCACGCGTATAAATAAAATCGCCTACCAACACACTCGCCGCATTGCCAAATTCAGCATTCGCCGTAGCACGCCCACGACGCATATCAGATTCATCTACTACATCATCGTGTAATAAAGAAGCGGTATGAATAAATTCAACAAAAGTAGCACAAGTAATTGAATTAGATCCTTCGAACCCTAAAGATCGAGCTGCAAGCACTGCGATCAACGGGCGTATCCGCTTACCGCCACCTTGAACAATATAAAAACCTAACTGTCCTATTAGCGGTACATCTGAATTAAGCTGAGCAAGAATATTTTGATTAACTTTTTGCATATCGGGATCTGCAAGTTTTTGGATCTCGTCTATGCTCATAAGATCTTGTTTCTTCATTTTTTCATCAATTATTAGTCAAAAGTGCGGTGCATTTTACCCGAATTTTCAGACTTTCTGAAATCAATCCGCAAATGAAGGGAATTTTTTTATTTTATTGTAAATAAATTCTTGCCATAGGTAGGATTTTTCCGTAGAATTTGCCACCTATTTTATATGAATTTTTAAGTGTGGACTGTTAAAAAGCAGGGAAACACAATTAAGCGGAGTATTTATGTACGCAGTTTTCCAAAGTGGCGGTAAACAACACCGTGTGAGCGAAGGTCAAGTTGTTCGTTTAGAAAAACTTGAACTTGCAACTGGCGAAACAGTTGAGTTCGATTCTGTGTTGATGGTCGTTAATGGTGAAGATGTTAAAATTGGTGCACCAGTAGTTGCTGGCGCAAAAGTAGTGGCTGAAGTTGTTGCACAAGGTCGTGGCGAGAAAGTTAAAATCGTTAAATTCCGTCGTCGTAAACACAGCCGTAAACAACAAGGTCATCGTCAGTGGTTCACAGAAGTGAAAATCACTGGGATTCAAGCATAATTTCAGAGGAGATCAAGTAGATGGCAACTAAAAAAGCTGGTGGTTCAACTCGTAACGGTCGCGATTCTGAAGCTAAACGCCTTGGTGTTAAACGTTTCGGTGGCGAGTCTGTATTAGCAGGTAGTATTATTGTTCGCCAACGTGGTACTAAATTCCACGCAGGTAATAACGTAGGAATGGGAAGAGATCACACCTTATTCGCAACCGCAGATGGTAAAGTGAAATTTGAAGTAAAAGGCGAGAAAAGCCGTAAATACGTAAGTATTGTTACTGAATAATTTAAAATCTATTCCATTGAAACGCCCTACAATTTTGTGGGGCGTTTTGTCTTTCTTAATTTCACATAAGTGAGAACGCAATGAAACAACAACCTTTACTAGGCTTTACCTTTGCACTTATTGCTGCAATGGCTTGGGGGTCATTGCCTATTGCTTTGAAACAAGTTTTGTCTGTAATGAATGCGCAAACTATCGTATGGTATCGTTTCATTATTGCTGCAGTTTCATTATTGGCTTTACTTGCTTATAAAAAACAATTACCTGAATTAATGAAAGTTCGCCAATATGCGTGGATTATGCTTATTGGAGTAATTGGTCTTACCGGCAATTTTCTATTATTTAGTAGCTCGCTGAATTACATTGAACCGTCAGTTGCACAAATTTTTATTCATTTATCCTCTTTTGGAATGCTCATCTGCGGTGTACTGATCTTCAAAGAAAAATTAGGGTTACACCAAAAGCTCGGGCTTTTCTTATTGTTAATTGGTCTAAGTTTATTCTTTAATGATCGTTTTGCTGTATTTTCTGGACTAAATAAGTATTCAACAGGTGTCATTTTAAGTATAGGGGGCGCTCTTATTTGGGTCGCTTATGGAATGGCGCAAAAATTAATGTTACGTAAATTTAATTCACAACAAATCTTGCTAATGATGTATTTAGGTTGTGCCATAGTCTTTATGCCGATGGCTGAATTCTCGCAAGTGCAAGAACTCACACCTTTAGCTCTGATTTGTTTTATTTACTGCTGTTTAAATACCTTAATTGGATACGGCTCTTATGCGGAAGCTCTTAATCGTTGGGATGTATCAAAAGTCAGCGTTGTTATCACTCTTGTACCTCTTTTCACAATCCTATTTTCCCATATTGCCCATTATTTTAGCCCAGTAGATTTTGCAGCCCCAGAATTGAATAATATTAGCTATATTGGCGCATTTGTTGTAGTATGCGGGGCAATTTTATCCGCAATTGGACATAAATTATTACCGCATAGAACTCATTAAAGTGCGGTTTATTTTGGAGAAGTTTTAATGAAATTTATTGATGAATCCCTTATTAGAATTGAGGCTGGGGATGGTGGCAACGGTTGCGTAAGTTTCCGTCGAGAAAAATTTATTCCGAAAGGTGGCCCTGATGGTGGCGACGGTGGCGATGGTGGCGATGTCTATTTACAAGCCGATGAAAACCTCAATACCTTAATTGACTACCGTTTTAATAAACGCTTTGCGGCAGAGCGTGGAGAGAATGGACGGAGTTCAGATTGTACAGGACGTTGCGGTAAAGATATTATTTTACCTGTTCCCGTAGGAACTCGTGCTATTGATAACGACACCAAGGAAACCTTGGGAGATTTAACCCAACACGGTCAAAAAATGTTGGTAGCCAAAGGTGGTTATCACGGTTTAGGGAATACCCGTTTCAAATCATCGGTAAACCGTGCACCGCGTCAAAAAACAATGGGAACACCAGGCGAAAAACGCGATTTATTATTGGAATTAATGCTACTTGCTGATGTAGGAATGCTCGGTTTACCTAATGCGGGCAAATCCACTTTTATTCGTGCCGTTTCAGCAGCCAAACCAAAAGTTGCAGATTATCCATTTACTACCTTAGTACCAAGTCTCGGTGTTGTGAAAGTAGATGACTCACACAGTTTCGTAGTGGCAGATATTCCTGGATTAATTGAGGGCGCAGCAGATGGTGCTGGGCTAGGAATTCGCTTTTTAAAACATTTAGAACGTTGTAGAGTGCTTATTCATTTAGTCGATATTGCGCCAATTGATGGCTCTAATCCAGCAGATAATGTGGCTATTATTGAATCTGAACTTTTCCAATACAGTGAAAAATTATCAGAAAAACCACGCTGGTTAGTATTCAATAAAATTGACACGATAAGCGACGAAGAAGCTGAAGAGCGAGCCAGAGAAATTGCTGAACAATTAGGTTGGGAAGAAGACTATTACCTGATTTCAGCGGCAACAGGGAAAAATGTTCCACCACTTTGTCGTGATATTATGGACTTTATCATAGCGAATCCACGCGAAGCTGAAACACAACAAGTTACACCTGAAGAAGTAAAATTCAAATGGGAAGATTATCATCAGGAACAACTAGCTGAGCATCAATTTGATGATGACGAAGATTGGGATGATGATTGGACCGAAGAAGATGATGAAGGAATTGAGTTCATCTATAAACCTTAAGAAAGTCTAATTTTATAAGCATTAAAAATTTAAAAGCACTTAAACTATTGTTTAGGTGCTTTTTACTATCAATCAATGCTCAAAAATTTCAGAATCAGTAAAGAAATAAGCAATTTCACGATTTGCACTTTCCACACTATCTGAACCATGAACCGAATTCTCACGCTGATTTAATGCAAACTCTTTACGAATTGTCCCTTCTGCTGCAGTTTCTGGATTCGTTGTACCAATCAAAGTGCGGTAATCTTTCACTGCATTTTCTTTTTCAAGAACAGAAACCACTATTGGTGAAGACATCATATATTCAACTAAAGGCGCAAAAAATTCTTTGCCTTGGTGTTCTGCATAAAAGCCTTCAGCCTGCTCACGAGTTAAGCGTACCATTTTAGAAGCGATGATTTCAAAACCATTTTGCTCAAAACAAGTTAAGATCGCCCCAATTAGATTACGCTTTACCGCATCAGGTTTAATAATCGAAAAAGTTCTTTCTGTCATCACATCTCCTTACTTCAATGATCTTGATAACATTAAATTTGCTAAAGTTTGCACACCAATTCCTGTTGCCCCAACAGCCCATAAATCACTACCAGATTTACGATAAGTCGCGGAGCAATCAATATGCAACCAATTTTGTTTATAATTTTTTACAAAATACGATAAAAATGCCGTTGCTGTGCTTGCCCCAGCTCCAACTGGAACCGAACCAATATTAGCAATATCGGCAAAAGATGAATTAATTTGTGAACGATGAAAATCTTCAAATGGTAAACGCCAGAAAGGTTCATTTTCTGCTTGTGCGGATTGGAAAAGATTTTTCACAAGTTCATCATCCATAGATAATACAGAATGATAGTCGTTTCCTACAGCCACTTTTGCTGCGCCAGTTAAAGTCGCGCAATCAATAATAAAATCTGGATTTTGACTATCCGCTTCAATTAATCCATCAGCTAACACCAAACGACCTTCCGCATCAGTATTCAGCACTTCTGCGCTCACGCCATTTTTATAAGTAATAATATCGCCTAGCTTAAAGGCATTATTGCTTACCAAATTCTCTGCACAACATAAATACAATTTAACACGTTGATTTAATCCACGAGCGATAGCGAAACCTAAAGCCCCTGTTAATAATGCTGCCCCGCCCATATCAGTTCGCATTGTACTCATTCCGTCACTTGGTTTAATGCTGTAGCCGCCACTGTCAAAGGTAATCCCCTTGCCAACTAAACAAGCTAACACGGGCGCATTCGGATCTTGTGTTGGATTAAAATCAAGTTGCAACATAGCGGGCAAGTTAGCAGAGCCTTTCCCTACTGTCCAAATTCCGTAATAACCTTGTTGCTCAAGTTCCTCGCCAGAAATAATCTTAAAACTTACCGCACTTTTTTCATTATAAATGTCCGCTTGGTTTAAGATAAATTCAGCCGCACGCTCCGCTAATTTAACTGGCGTTAAACTTTGTGCTGGTTCATTAATAATTCCACGCACAAAATCGCCACATTCAATACGCGCTAACAATTCATCTTGCGGTTCATCATCTAAATGTGGAAACTCAATCGCGTAATCTTGTTTTGCGGTATAAAAACCTTGATAAAACGCCCAGCAAAATTCTAAATCCCATCCTTCACCGACTAATTCCACATCTTTAATCCCCTGCCCACGCAATTTACGAGCAACTTGTTGAACTAAAGTGCGGTCAGTTTTTTCATTATTTTTTAAATGAATCGTAGCTTTATTAGAGTCAAAGCTCAAAATAGCATTTTTTCCCCAAGCGTCATTCGCTAAGCTATTTGAAAGTGTAATTTGCATATTATTCCCCCATATATAAACAAAATAAATTTAGAAACTATACCAGTTTTATGCCTAATTTCACATCATTCCATCATGAATAACAAGCATTTTACAAATATTTAAGGTAGAATCTACTAAATTTAAGTTTACACATGCTTTTATTCGTATGATTCAAGAAAAACATCTAACGTTTATAATTAACCTCTTAGTTTCTCTATTTTTCTTAACCGTTTTAATCATTCCAAAGGGTTATAACTATGCGCCAATAATATTAAGCGCAATTGGATTGATTTATTTCATACCATTAAAGAAAAAACTATCTTTTAGCTCTGAAGATAAAAAACTGATTTTTTCTTTTTTATTTTATTTTTTCACATTCTTATTATCTATCATTATCAATAAAGATGGAATTAGAGAAATAGATAATCCAAGCCGACTTCTTTTATTCATTCCTCTACTACTTTTATTCAAAAATTTTCCAATAAAAAGGAAAACAATTTTATACGCAATTCCTTCTAGTGCATTAATTACAGGATGTGTTGCGTTATTTCAGAAATTTGCATTAGGATATGAAAAACCGTTTCCTGAAACAATGCATATACAAATGGGCAACATTGCGATCTCTTTAGCCACATTCAGCATTGTTATCACTCTTCACTTCTTCATCAAAAAACAATATAAATCTACATTATTTGGGTTTGTAGCCATTATACTTGCTATCATGACTAGTGCATTATCTGGGGCTAGAGGTGGATGGATTGGCTTACCCGTTGTAGTTGGTATAATTTTATTTCTATACAAAGAATTCATTAATAAGAAACTTATTATAACTTTAATCGCCATTATTACCATTGGATTAACCGCACTAATTACCAGTCCTAAATTCGGAATTGAAAAACGATATAACTCAGCAAAATCAGATATTGTTAGCTATTTAGAAAAAAACAATAGAAATACCTCATTAGGTGCCAGATTTGACATGTGGGAAAATGCCTTAATTGCTATAAAGGAAGCGCCTATCTTTGGCCATGGGAGTGATGGATACGATGAGTTTAGACATAAACAAGTAAAATCTAAACAAATGGCTAAAACCACTTTAAATTTTGGAAGTTTACATAATCAATATTTAGAATCTTGGGTGAAACGTGGTTTAGTTGGATTTATAGCATTAATCCTGATTATTCTAACTCCAATATTTTTCTTTATTAAAAATTTAAACACCCATAATTTAGAAACAAAATGTATTT
Proteins encoded:
- a CDS encoding DMT family transporter encodes the protein MKQQPLLGFTFALIAAMAWGSLPIALKQVLSVMNAQTIVWYRFIIAAVSLLALLAYKKQLPELMKVRQYAWIMLIGVIGLTGNFLLFSSSLNYIEPSVAQIFIHLSSFGMLICGVLIFKEKLGLHQKLGLFLLLIGLSLFFNDRFAVFSGLNKYSTGVILSIGGALIWVAYGMAQKLMLRKFNSQQILLMMYLGCAIVFMPMAEFSQVQELTPLALICFIYCCLNTLIGYGSYAEALNRWDVSKVSVVITLVPLFTILFSHIAHYFSPVDFAAPELNNISYIGAFVVVCGAILSAIGHKLLPHRTH
- the cgtA gene encoding Obg family GTPase CgtA; translated protein: MKFIDESLIRIEAGDGGNGCVSFRREKFIPKGGPDGGDGGDGGDVYLQADENLNTLIDYRFNKRFAAERGENGRSSDCTGRCGKDIILPVPVGTRAIDNDTKETLGDLTQHGQKMLVAKGGYHGLGNTRFKSSVNRAPRQKTMGTPGEKRDLLLELMLLADVGMLGLPNAGKSTFIRAVSAAKPKVADYPFTTLVPSLGVVKVDDSHSFVVADIPGLIEGAADGAGLGIRFLKHLERCRVLIHLVDIAPIDGSNPADNVAIIESELFQYSEKLSEKPRWLVFNKIDTISDEEAEERAREIAEQLGWEEDYYLISAATGKNVPPLCRDIMDFIIANPREAETQQVTPEEVKFKWEDYHQEQLAEHQFDDDEDWDDDWTEEDDEGIEFIYKP
- the rpmA gene encoding 50S ribosomal protein L27; protein product: MATKKAGGSTRNGRDSEAKRLGVKRFGGESVLAGSIIVRQRGTKFHAGNNVGMGRDHTLFATADGKVKFEVKGEKSRKYVSIVTE
- the rplU gene encoding 50S ribosomal protein L21: MYAVFQSGGKQHRVSEGQVVRLEKLELATGETVEFDSVLMVVNGEDVKIGAPVVAGAKVVAEVVAQGRGEKVKIVKFRRRKHSRKQQGHRQWFTEVKITGIQA
- the ispB gene encoding octaprenyl diphosphate synthase, producing MKKQDLMSIDEIQKLADPDMQKVNQNILAQLNSDVPLIGQLGFYIVQGGGKRIRPLIAVLAARSLGFEGSNSITCATFVEFIHTASLLHDDVVDESDMRRGRATANAEFGNAASVLVGDFIYTRAFQLVAQLESLKILSIMADATNVLAEGEVQQLMNVNDPETSETNYMRVIYSKTARLFEVAGQAAAIVAGGTEAQEKALQDYGRYLGTAFQLVDDVLDYSANAQALGKNVGDDLAEGKPTLPLLHAMRHGNAQQAALIREAIEQGGKREAIDEVLAIMAEHKSLDYAMNRAKEEAQKAVDAIEILLESEYKQALISLAYLSVDRNY
- a CDS encoding epoxyqueuosine reductase QueH, giving the protein MNTELQPKLEISAVNFQAKPRKQKIRKDPNAPFIREKLELPDGHNKLLLHSCCAPCSGEVMEAILASGIEFTIYFYNPNIHPLKEYLIRKEENIRFAKKFGIPFIDADYDRQNWFDRAKGMEWEPERGIRCTMCFDMRFEKTAEYAHKHGFPVFTSCLGISRWKDMNQINGCGHRAAEKYDDVVYWDYNWRKEGGSQRMIEISKRERFYQQEYCGCVYSLRDSNKWREDTGRQKIEIGKLYYSAD
- the pepB gene encoding aminopeptidase PepB, with translation MQITLSNSLANDAWGKNAILSFDSNKATIHLKNNEKTDRTLVQQVARKLRGQGIKDVELVGEGWDLEFCWAFYQGFYTAKQDYAIEFPHLDDEPQDELLARIECGDFVRGIINEPAQSLTPVKLAERAAEFILNQADIYNEKSAVSFKIISGEELEQQGYYGIWTVGKGSANLPAMLQLDFNPTQDPNAPVLACLVGKGITFDSGGYSIKPSDGMSTMRTDMGGAALLTGALGFAIARGLNQRVKLYLCCAENLVSNNAFKLGDIITYKNGVSAEVLNTDAEGRLVLADGLIEADSQNPDFIIDCATLTGAAKVAVGNDYHSVLSMDDELVKNLFQSAQAENEPFWRLPFEDFHRSQINSSFADIANIGSVPVGAGASTATAFLSYFVKNYKQNWLHIDCSATYRKSGSDLWAVGATGIGVQTLANLMLSRSLK
- the ndk gene encoding nucleoside-diphosphate kinase: MTERTFSIIKPDAVKRNLIGAILTCFEQNGFEIIASKMVRLTREQAEGFYAEHQGKEFFAPLVEYMMSSPIVVSVLEKENAVKDYRTLIGTTNPETAAEGTIRKEFALNQRENSVHGSDSVESANREIAYFFTDSEIFEH
- a CDS encoding O-antigen ligase family protein — translated: MIQEKHLTFIINLLVSLFFLTVLIIPKGYNYAPIILSAIGLIYFIPLKKKLSFSSEDKKLIFSFLFYFFTFLLSIIINKDGIREIDNPSRLLLFIPLLLLFKNFPIKRKTILYAIPSSALITGCVALFQKFALGYEKPFPETMHIQMGNIAISLATFSIVITLHFFIKKQYKSTLFGFVAIILAIMTSALSGARGGWIGLPVVVGIILFLYKEFINKKLIITLIAIITIGLTALITSPKFGIEKRYNSAKSDIVSYLEKNNRNTSLGARFDMWENALIAIKEAPIFGHGSDGYDEFRHKQVKSKQMAKTTLNFGSLHNQYLESWVKRGLVGFIALILIILTPIFFFIKNLNTHNLETKCICILGIIHIVSHIFYFTSQSFLAHNSGNIFYFFNYLIFYCLIKREKITR